From Deinococcus reticulitermitis, the proteins below share one genomic window:
- a CDS encoding DUF99 family protein, which translates to MKLSHAIGFDDAPFARGHRGDVRIFGTVYAGKTLHAVVSGRVRRDGRNATAELARLVPGSGAHLQLIFLQGIALAGFNVVDIHALHAATGLPVLVVARRRPDLARVRAALLGHVPGGARKWRLIERAGEMEPCAGLHVQRAGLTLDAAEHALRAFAHTSRIPEPLRAAHLIARGVTRGSSAGTRV; encoded by the coding sequence GTGAAGCTCTCACACGCCATCGGCTTCGACGACGCGCCCTTTGCCCGTGGGCACCGGGGCGACGTGCGGATTTTCGGTACGGTCTACGCCGGAAAAACCCTGCACGCCGTCGTCAGCGGGCGGGTGCGCCGTGACGGACGCAACGCCACGGCGGAGCTCGCCCGCCTCGTCCCGGGGAGCGGCGCACATCTCCAACTGATTTTCCTGCAAGGCATCGCGCTCGCCGGCTTCAACGTCGTGGACATTCACGCCCTGCACGCGGCGACCGGGCTGCCGGTACTGGTGGTGGCCCGCCGCCGGCCCGACCTCGCCCGCGTGCGCGCCGCGTTGCTCGGGCACGTCCCCGGCGGCGCGCGCAAGTGGCGCTTGATCGAGCGGGCCGGTGAGATGGAGCCGTGCGCCGGCCTCCACGTGCAGCGGGCCGGTCTCACGCTGGACGCCGCCGAGCACGCCCTGCGCGCCTTCGCCCACACCTCGCGCATTCCCGAGCCGCTGCGCGCCGCACACCTGATCGCCAGGGGCGTCACGCGCGGGAGCAGTGCAGGAACGCGGGTGTGA